A window of Cheilinus undulatus linkage group 1, ASM1832078v1, whole genome shotgun sequence contains these coding sequences:
- the sord gene encoding sorbitol dehydrogenase isoform X2: MHSVGICGSDVHYWQHGQIGDFVLKKPMVLGHEAAGRVVKVGAEVTHLKAGDRVAIEPGVPRDMDEFFKNGRYNLSPTIFFCATPPDDGNLSRYYTHNANFCYKLPDNVTYEEGALIEPLSVGIHACRRAGVTIGSSVLICGAGPIGLVCLVVAKAMGASQVVVTDLSSERLDMAKKLGADFPLTVKRGDGPQNLAQGVADMLGGQPQITIECTGVESSIQTAIYATRSGGVVVLVGLGSEMATIPLINAAVREVDIRGVFRYCNTWPMAIAMLASGKVNVKPLVTHRFPLEQAAQAFETTRQGVGIKVMLKCDQDDQNP, translated from the exons ATGCACTCTGTGGGGATCTGTGGATCAGATGTTCACTACTGGCAGCACGGCCAAATCGGGGACTTTGTGCTCAAAAAGCCGATGGTGCTGGGCCACGAGGCGGCAGGGCGGGTAGTGAAGGTTGGAGCTGAAGTCACACACCTTAAAGCAG GTGACAGAGTGGCCATTGAGCCTGGTGTTCCCCGTGATATGGATGAGTTCTTCAAAAACGGACGCTACAACTTGTCTCCAACCATCTTCTTCTGTGCCACGCCCCCTGACGATGGAAATCTGTCTAGATATTACACACACAATGCCAACTTCTGTTACAA GTTGCCTGATAATGTGACTTATGAGGAGGGAGCTCTAATTGAACCCCTGTCTGTGGGAATCCACGCCTGTCGCAGGGCAGGAGTTACCATCGGCAGCAGTGTGCTCATCTGTGGTGCAG GACCAATTGGGTTGGTCTGCTTGGTCGTTGCTAAGGCGATGGGAGCCTCACAGGTCGTCGTCACAG ATCTGTCCTCAGAGCGCCTGGACATGGCCAAAAAGTTGGGTGCGGACTTCCCGCTGACAGTGAAGAGAGGAGACGGACCCCAGAACCTGGCTCAGGGAGTAGCTGACATGCTTGGTGGTCAGCCTCAAATTACCATTGAATGCACTGGTGTTGAGAGCAGCATTCAAACTGCCATCTAT GCTACCCGTTCAGGAGGTGTTGTGGTGCTGGTGGGTCTCGGGTCTGAAATGGCCACGATTCCTCTGATCAACGCTGCTGTCAGAGAGGTGGACATCAGAGGAGTTTTTCGCTACTGCAACAC CTGGCCGATGGCCATAGCCATGTTGGCTTCTGGTAAGGTGAACGTGAAGCCCCTCGTCACCCACCGTTTCCCTCTGGAGCAGGCGGCACAGGCATTTGAAACAACCCGTCAGGGTGTCGGGATAAAGGTCATGTTAAAGTGTGACCAGGATGACCAGAATCCCTGA
- the sord gene encoding sorbitol dehydrogenase isoform X1, whose translation MAQENLSVVLHSKGDLRLENRPIPEPGPNDVLLQMHSVGICGSDVHYWQHGQIGDFVLKKPMVLGHEAAGRVVKVGAEVTHLKAGDRVAIEPGVPRDMDEFFKNGRYNLSPTIFFCATPPDDGNLSRYYTHNANFCYKLPDNVTYEEGALIEPLSVGIHACRRAGVTIGSSVLICGAGPIGLVCLVVAKAMGASQVVVTDLSSERLDMAKKLGADFPLTVKRGDGPQNLAQGVADMLGGQPQITIECTGVESSIQTAIYATRSGGVVVLVGLGSEMATIPLINAAVREVDIRGVFRYCNTWPMAIAMLASGKVNVKPLVTHRFPLEQAAQAFETTRQGVGIKVMLKCDQDDQNP comes from the exons ATGGCGCAGGAGAATCTGTCTGTGGTGCTGCACTCGAAGGGAGACCTGAGGCTG GAAAATCGCCCCATCCCGGAACCAGGACCTAATG ATGTGTTGCTCCAGATGCACTCTGTGGGGATCTGTGGATCAGATGTTCACTACTGGCAGCACGGCCAAATCGGGGACTTTGTGCTCAAAAAGCCGATGGTGCTGGGCCACGAGGCGGCAGGGCGGGTAGTGAAGGTTGGAGCTGAAGTCACACACCTTAAAGCAG GTGACAGAGTGGCCATTGAGCCTGGTGTTCCCCGTGATATGGATGAGTTCTTCAAAAACGGACGCTACAACTTGTCTCCAACCATCTTCTTCTGTGCCACGCCCCCTGACGATGGAAATCTGTCTAGATATTACACACACAATGCCAACTTCTGTTACAA GTTGCCTGATAATGTGACTTATGAGGAGGGAGCTCTAATTGAACCCCTGTCTGTGGGAATCCACGCCTGTCGCAGGGCAGGAGTTACCATCGGCAGCAGTGTGCTCATCTGTGGTGCAG GACCAATTGGGTTGGTCTGCTTGGTCGTTGCTAAGGCGATGGGAGCCTCACAGGTCGTCGTCACAG ATCTGTCCTCAGAGCGCCTGGACATGGCCAAAAAGTTGGGTGCGGACTTCCCGCTGACAGTGAAGAGAGGAGACGGACCCCAGAACCTGGCTCAGGGAGTAGCTGACATGCTTGGTGGTCAGCCTCAAATTACCATTGAATGCACTGGTGTTGAGAGCAGCATTCAAACTGCCATCTAT GCTACCCGTTCAGGAGGTGTTGTGGTGCTGGTGGGTCTCGGGTCTGAAATGGCCACGATTCCTCTGATCAACGCTGCTGTCAGAGAGGTGGACATCAGAGGAGTTTTTCGCTACTGCAACAC CTGGCCGATGGCCATAGCCATGTTGGCTTCTGGTAAGGTGAACGTGAAGCCCCTCGTCACCCACCGTTTCCCTCTGGAGCAGGCGGCACAGGCATTTGAAACAACCCGTCAGGGTGTCGGGATAAAGGTCATGTTAAAGTGTGACCAGGATGACCAGAATCCCTGA